One window from the genome of Dasypus novemcinctus isolate mDasNov1 chromosome 26, mDasNov1.1.hap2, whole genome shotgun sequence encodes:
- the PRSS45 gene encoding putative serine protease 45, protein MASRFISVLFSLPGYPETQTKPVCGKPWWTENVNTFRHWPWEVSLRLENEHVCGGALIDRHWVVTAAHCIQGTKEYSVLLGTSKLKPLDFTGTLSIPVKDIILHPKYWGRTFILNDIALLRLQSPASFSEYVQPICLPEPGFLLKVGAQCWVTGWGQSRQRFSANSTLSPQLQEAEVFIMDNKRCDRIYHKLSLFPRVVPLVMGDMVCATNYGENMCYGDSGGPLACEVEGTWILAGVLSWEKACAKAQNPGVYSRVTKYTKWMERQMGGGARAGPRAPAWLLLLAQLLRPQVGP, encoded by the exons TTTGTGGCAAACCCTGGTGGACAGAGAATGTGAACACATTCCGCCATTGGCCCTGGGAGGTGAGCCTCCGGCTGGAAAATGAGCACGTGTGTGGAGGGGCCCTCATTGACCGCCACTGGGTGGTGACAGCCGCCCACTGCATCCAAGG caccaaGGAGTACTCGGTGCTGCTCGGCACGTCCAAGCTGAAGCCCCTGGACTTCACGGGTACCCTCTCGATCCCCGTGAAAGACATCATCCTGCACCCCAAGTACTGGGGCCGCACCTTCATCCTGAACGACATCGCCCTGCTGCGTCTCCAGAGCCCGGCCTCCTTCAGCGAGTACGTGCAGCCCATCTGCCTCCCGGAGCCCGGCTTCCTCCTGAAGGTGGGGGCGCAGTGCTGGGTGACCGGCTGGGGCCAGAGCCGACAGCGCTTCTCAG CCAACTCCACGCTGAGCCCGCAGCTGCAGGAGGCCGAGGTGTTCATCATGGACAACAAGAGGTGCGACCGGATCTACCACAAGCTGTCCCTCTTCCCCCGCGTTGTCCCCCTCGTCATGGGCGACATGGTCTGTGCCACCAATTACGGAGAAAACATGTGCTAC GGGGACTCCGGTGGGCCGCTGGCCTGCGAAGTGGAGGGCACGTGGATTCTGGCTGGCGTGTTGTCCTGGGAGAAGGCCTGCGCCAAAGCCCAGAACCCCGGCGTGTACAGCCGCGTCACCAAGTACACCAAATGGATGGAGCGGCAGATGGGCGGGGGCGCGCGCGCGGGGCCCCGGGCCCCCGCCTGGCTCCTCCTGCTGGCCCAGCTGCTGCGGCCGCAGGTGGGCCCCTGA